A genomic segment from Bosea sp. OAE506 encodes:
- a CDS encoding flavin oxidoreductase, translating to MTDPWTPFRFGGGRTLPNRFLLAPMTTDASDPDGMVSAGERAFVRRRSLSGFGGLISSCAYVHEDGRSWNGIGAAKPGHLPSLEALAGDLRAGGGLAILQIYDGGRIARPALIGEGRMRAPSAVASLRPGALTPREMTAAEVDDLVGCFGAAAERARQAGFDGVELHGANHYLLHQFFSPRANRRRDRWGGDRDARMRFPLAVVRAAREAVGPGMVLGYRVTPFEPEPDGYGLDDALALVDRLAGLGLDYIHVSLDDFRLQRPQREDRNYLVASAPTGGDGRSPLAEIRAVIAGRCAVVACGGVGTLADARAAMVAGGDLVAVGRAPLIDPDWLRKLADGREADIALRFPHGPEEIAARCAIPPRMVDYLLSRPGWIKREDA from the coding sequence ATGACCGATCCGTGGACGCCCTTCCGCTTTGGCGGCGGGCGCACTCTGCCCAACCGCTTCTTGCTGGCGCCGATGACGACGGATGCCTCCGATCCCGACGGAATGGTCAGCGCCGGGGAGCGCGCTTTCGTGCGGCGACGCAGCCTGTCGGGTTTCGGTGGCCTGATCAGCTCATGCGCTTACGTTCATGAGGATGGTCGCTCCTGGAACGGCATCGGAGCGGCAAAGCCCGGGCACCTTCCGAGCCTTGAGGCGCTGGCGGGGGATCTGCGCGCCGGCGGCGGTCTTGCGATCCTGCAGATCTACGATGGCGGCCGCATAGCGCGGCCCGCCCTGATCGGGGAGGGACGGATGCGTGCCCCGTCGGCCGTCGCGTCGCTACGACCCGGCGCGCTGACCCCGCGCGAGATGACCGCGGCCGAGGTCGATGATCTCGTCGGCTGCTTTGGTGCGGCAGCCGAGCGGGCGCGACAGGCCGGCTTCGACGGCGTCGAACTCCATGGCGCCAATCACTATTTGCTGCATCAGTTCTTCTCGCCGCGCGCCAACCGCAGGCGGGACCGCTGGGGCGGTGACCGCGATGCGCGGATGCGCTTTCCGCTCGCCGTGGTGCGGGCGGCCCGAGAGGCGGTGGGGCCGGGCATGGTTCTCGGCTACCGGGTCACGCCGTTCGAGCCTGAACCCGATGGTTACGGGCTCGATGACGCGCTCGCGCTCGTCGATCGGCTGGCCGGTCTCGGCCTCGACTACATCCACGTGTCTCTCGATGATTTTCGCCTTCAGCGGCCGCAGCGCGAGGATCGCAACTACCTGGTTGCCAGCGCGCCCACCGGTGGTGACGGCCGCAGCCCTCTGGCGGAAATCCGTGCGGTGATCGCGGGGCGCTGCGCGGTCGTCGCCTGCGGCGGCGTCGGCACGCTCGCTGATGCCCGGGCCGCGATGGTGGCGGGCGGCGATCTCGTGGCGGTGGGCCGGGCGCCCTTGATCGACCCGGACTGGCTACGCAAGCTCGCCGACGGTCGCGAGGCTGACATCGCCTTGCGTTTCCCCCACGGGCCCGAGGAGATCGCGGCGCGATGCGCGATCCCGCCGCGCATGGTCGACTATCTGCTGAGCCGGCCCGGCTGGATCAAACGCGAGGACGCCTGA
- a CDS encoding TRAP transporter large permease: MLILLGSFLALMILGVPVAIAMAVASLAFIIISGTVPDVILAQRMIAGVESFPLLAVPFFILAGNLMNIAGVTGRIYAFAVALVGWMRGGLAQVNIIGSVIFSGMSGTAIADAAGIGTIEIKAMKDHGYSAEVAVGVTAASATLGPIIPPSLPFVIYGMMSNTSIGALFLGGVIPGVVMTLFMMATVAIFARIYKWGSDSAFSWREIGTAGIEVAVVLGFPLVAYVLIWAGLSDNVAIGLALALLLGLDYYFDFSAVMALMTPVILIGGMTMGWFTPTEAAAAAVIWSLFLGLVRYRSMTLRTLTKATFDTIETTASVLFIVTAASIFAWLLTVSNTAQIMSDAILSLTQNKWVFLVLVNLLLLFIGCFLDTIAAITIVVPILLPIALKLGVDPIHFGLIMTLNLMIGLLHPPLGMVLFVLSRVANLSVERTTMAILPWLIPLFAALFAITFIPELTLWLPRQMGMVR; the protein is encoded by the coding sequence ATGCTGATCCTGCTCGGTTCCTTCCTCGCCCTGATGATCCTCGGCGTGCCCGTGGCGATCGCCATGGCCGTCGCGTCGCTGGCGTTCATCATCATCTCAGGCACGGTGCCCGACGTCATCCTGGCCCAGCGCATGATCGCGGGCGTCGAGAGCTTCCCGCTGCTCGCCGTGCCGTTCTTCATTCTGGCCGGCAACCTCATGAACATTGCCGGCGTCACCGGCCGGATCTATGCCTTCGCGGTCGCGCTCGTCGGCTGGATGCGCGGCGGCCTCGCCCAGGTGAACATCATCGGCTCGGTGATCTTCTCGGGCATGTCGGGCACCGCCATCGCGGATGCGGCGGGCATCGGCACGATCGAGATCAAGGCGATGAAGGACCACGGCTATTCGGCCGAGGTCGCGGTCGGTGTCACTGCGGCCTCCGCCACGCTGGGGCCGATCATCCCGCCCTCGCTGCCTTTCGTCATCTACGGGATGATGTCGAACACCTCGATCGGCGCGCTCTTCCTCGGCGGCGTCATCCCCGGCGTGGTCATGACGCTGTTCATGATGGCGACGGTTGCGATCTTCGCCCGCATCTACAAATGGGGCTCGGACTCCGCCTTCTCCTGGCGTGAGATCGGCACGGCGGGCATCGAGGTCGCCGTGGTGCTCGGCTTCCCGCTAGTCGCCTATGTCCTCATTTGGGCCGGGCTCTCAGATAATGTGGCCATCGGGCTGGCGCTCGCGCTGCTGCTGGGCCTCGACTACTATTTCGACTTCTCGGCCGTGATGGCGCTGATGACGCCGGTCATCCTGATCGGCGGCATGACGATGGGCTGGTTCACGCCGACCGAGGCCGCCGCCGCCGCGGTGATCTGGTCGCTCTTCCTCGGTCTCGTGCGCTACCGCTCGATGACGCTGCGGACCCTGACCAAGGCGACCTTCGACACGATCGAGACCACGGCCTCGGTGCTCTTCATCGTCACGGCCGCCTCGATCTTCGCCTGGCTTTTGACCGTGTCGAACACGGCGCAGATCATGTCGGACGCGATCCTCAGCCTGACCCAGAACAAATGGGTCTTCCTGGTCCTCGTGAATCTGCTGCTGCTCTTCATCGGCTGCTTCCTCGACACCATCGCCGCGATCACCATCGTGGTGCCGATCCTGCTGCCGATCGCGCTCAAGCTCGGCGTCGACCCGATCCACTTCGGGCTGATCATGACGCTGAACCTGATGATCGGCCTGCTCCACCCGCCGCTCGGGATGGTGCTGTTCGTGCTCTCGCGCGTCGCCAACCTCTCGGTCGAGCGGACCACGATGGCGATCCTGCCCTGGCTGATCCCGCTCTTCGCGGCGCTGTTCGCGATCACCTTCATCCCCGAGCTGACGCTCTGGCTGCCGCGGCAGATGGGAATGGTGCGGTGA
- the hutG gene encoding N-formylglutamate deformylase, with translation MTSIVTVTRGPSPLILSMPHPGTGLPSEVHAALNERGRLVEDTDWHMREVYAFAERFQPTIVEAKLSRFVIDLNRDPSGVSLYPGQATTELVPTTTFDGAPIWTVLPDAAEIERRRAVYFQPYHDALAAEIARVKAAHGYAVLWDCHSIKSVIPRLFPGTLPTLNLGTNSGASCAPAVEAAAAAAMAAQPLTHVVNGRFKGGWITRHYGRPAEHVHALQMEKALSTYLATEAAPWTFDAATAAPLQSALSAIIAAALDAAAQHERSRS, from the coding sequence ATGACCTCGATCGTCACCGTCACCCGGGGCCCCTCCCCGCTCATTCTCTCGATGCCGCATCCCGGCACCGGGCTGCCATCGGAGGTTCATGCCGCGTTGAACGAACGCGGGCGGCTGGTCGAGGACACGGACTGGCACATGCGCGAGGTCTATGCCTTCGCGGAGCGCTTCCAGCCGACGATCGTCGAGGCGAAGCTGTCGCGCTTCGTCATCGACCTGAACCGCGACCCGTCGGGCGTCTCGCTCTATCCGGGACAGGCGACGACAGAACTCGTGCCTACGACGACCTTCGACGGCGCGCCGATCTGGACGGTGTTGCCTGACGCCGCCGAAATCGAGCGGCGCCGCGCCGTCTATTTCCAGCCCTATCACGACGCGCTCGCAGCCGAGATCGCGCGGGTCAAGGCGGCCCATGGCTATGCCGTGCTCTGGGACTGCCACTCGATCAAGTCGGTGATCCCGCGGCTGTTTCCCGGCACGCTGCCGACGCTCAATCTCGGGACGAATTCGGGTGCGAGCTGCGCGCCCGCCGTGGAGGCCGCCGCAGCGGCAGCGATGGCCGCGCAGCCCCTGACCCATGTCGTCAACGGCCGCTTCAAGGGCGGCTGGATCACCCGCCATTACGGCCGCCCGGCCGAGCATGTGCACGCGCTCCAGATGGAGAAGGCGCTCAGCACCTATCTCGCCACGGAAGCCGCGCCCTGGACTTTCGACGCGGCCACGGCCGCGCCCCTTCAATCCGCCCTCTCCGCCATCATCGCCGCAGCGCTCGACGCGGCGGCCCAGCACGAACGGAGCCGTTCATGA
- the hutU gene encoding urocanate hydratase, which yields MTRIDNSRVIRAPHGSELSAKSWLTEAPLRMLMNNLDPDVAEKPGELVVYGGIGRAARTWEDFDRICASLRSLEADETLLVQSGKPVGIFRTHPDAPRVLIANSNLVPAYANWEHFHHLDKLGLMMYGQMTAGSWIYIGTQGIVQGTYETFVEVGRQHYGGSLKGKWILTGGLGGMGGAQPLAATMAGASMIAVECKPSSIEFRLRTRYLDEKADSIDEALRIVEAAHAKGKAVSVGVLGNAAEVFPDMVRRGIRPDVVTDQTSAHDPLNGYLPAGWTLEQWEERKERDPAGTIEAAKRSMAEHVKAMLDFQRMGVPTLDYGNNIRQMAKDMGVANAFDFPGFVPAYIRPLFCRGIGPFRWAALSGDPEDIYKTDAKVKELMPNDAHLHNWLDMARERIQFQGLPARICWVGLGDRHCLGLAFNEMVAKGELKAPVVIGRDHLDSGSVASPNRETEAMKDGSDAVSDWPLLNALLNTAGGATWVSLHHGGGVGMGYSQHSGVVIVADGTPEAAKRLERVLWNDPATGVMRHADAGYEIAQDCAREKGLRLPGMGIG from the coding sequence ATGACCCGCATCGACAACAGCCGCGTCATCCGCGCGCCCCATGGCAGCGAACTTTCCGCCAAGAGCTGGCTGACCGAGGCGCCGCTGCGCATGCTGATGAACAATCTCGACCCCGACGTCGCCGAGAAGCCCGGCGAGCTCGTGGTCTATGGCGGCATCGGCCGCGCCGCCCGCACCTGGGAGGATTTCGACCGGATCTGCGCCTCGCTGCGCTCGCTGGAGGCCGACGAGACGCTGCTGGTCCAGTCGGGCAAGCCGGTCGGCATCTTCAGGACGCATCCGGATGCGCCGCGCGTCCTGATCGCCAATTCGAACCTCGTCCCGGCCTATGCGAACTGGGAGCACTTCCACCATCTCGATAAGCTCGGGCTGATGATGTACGGCCAGATGACGGCCGGATCCTGGATCTATATCGGCACGCAGGGCATCGTTCAGGGCACCTACGAGACCTTCGTCGAGGTCGGCCGGCAGCATTATGGCGGCTCGCTCAAGGGCAAATGGATCCTGACCGGCGGGCTCGGCGGCATGGGCGGTGCCCAGCCGCTGGCCGCGACCATGGCCGGGGCCTCGATGATAGCGGTCGAGTGCAAGCCCTCCTCGATCGAGTTCCGCCTGCGCACGCGCTATCTCGACGAGAAGGCCGACAGCATCGACGAGGCGCTCAGAATCGTCGAGGCCGCGCATGCCAAGGGCAAGGCGGTCTCGGTCGGCGTGCTCGGCAATGCGGCCGAGGTCTTCCCCGACATGGTCCGCCGCGGCATCCGACCCGACGTCGTCACCGACCAGACCTCGGCGCATGACCCGCTCAACGGCTATCTGCCGGCCGGCTGGACGCTCGAGCAGTGGGAGGAGCGCAAGGAGCGCGACCCGGCCGGGACGATCGAGGCCGCCAAGCGCTCCATGGCCGAGCATGTCAAGGCGATGCTCGACTTCCAGCGCATGGGCGTGCCGACGCTCGACTACGGCAACAACATCCGCCAGATGGCGAAAGACATGGGCGTCGCCAACGCCTTCGATTTCCCGGGCTTCGTGCCCGCCTATATCCGCCCGCTGTTCTGCCGGGGCATCGGCCCGTTCCGCTGGGCGGCCCTCTCGGGGGATCCGGAGGACATCTACAAAACCGACGCCAAGGTGAAGGAGCTGATGCCCAACGACGCGCATCTGCACAACTGGCTCGACATGGCGCGCGAGCGCATCCAGTTCCAGGGCCTGCCGGCGCGAATCTGCTGGGTGGGGCTGGGCGACCGGCACTGCCTGGGCCTCGCCTTCAACGAGATGGTGGCGAAGGGCGAGCTGAAGGCGCCCGTCGTGATCGGCCGCGACCATCTCGATTCCGGCTCCGTCGCCTCGCCCAACCGCGAGACGGAAGCGATGAAGGACGGCTCGGACGCGGTGTCCGACTGGCCCCTGCTCAACGCTCTGCTCAACACGGCGGGCGGCGCGACCTGGGTCTCGCTGCATCATGGCGGCGGCGTCGGCATGGGCTATTCGCAGCATTCGGGCGTGGTCATCGTCGCCGACGGCACGCCGGAAGCGGCCAAGCGGCTCGAACGTGTGCTCTGGAACGACCCGGCCACCGGCGTGATGCGCCATGCCGATGCCGGCTACGAGATCGCGCAGGACTGCGCGCGCGAGAAGGGTCTGAGGCTACCGGGGATGGGCATAGGCTGA